In Dendropsophus ebraccatus isolate aDenEbr1 unplaced genomic scaffold, aDenEbr1.pat pat_scaffold_2199_ctg1, whole genome shotgun sequence, the sequence tcaccGCTCATCCTCTCGGTTCCTCCATGTTCCCTCCAGTTCCTCTttagatgtctcttctctgtccacctcaccGCTCATCCTCTCTGTCTCTTTATGTTCCCTCCTGCTCCTCTttagatgtctcttctctgtccacctcaccGCTCATCCTCTCGGTTCCTCCATGTTCCCTGCTGCTCCTCTTTAGATGTCTCTGTCCACCTCACCGCTCATCCTCTCTGTCTCTTTATGTTCCCTCCTGCTCCTCTttagatgtctcttctctgtccacctcaccGCTCATCCTCTCGGTTCCTCCATGTTCCCTCCTGCTCCTCttagatgtctcttctctgtccacctcaccGCTCATCCTCTCTGTCTCTTATGTTCCCTCCTGCTCCTCTttagatgtctcttctctgtccacctcaccGCTCATCCTCTCGGTTCCTCCATGTTCCCTCCTGTTCCTCTttagatgtctcttctctgtccacctcaccGCTCATCCTCTCGGTTCCTCCATGTTCCCTCCTGTTCCTCTttagatgtctcttctctgtccacctcaccGCTCATCTTCTCGGTTCCTCCATGTTCCCTGCTGCTCCTCAtcagatgtctcttctctgtccacctctcTGTCTTCCTCTGTCCCTTCACACTTCCTTCAGATgtatcttctctttttttttatattctgcttTTATTAACTTTTCAATAGAATGTGACGGGAGTTAtggaaaggagagggggggggagcgtaAGAGGAGCAGCAATGGGTAAAGATACATTAGCCGCGTACAAATGACATTTACATCCATGTTATCATACATTGGGATCACAGATTACTGCCTTCTATTTGAATCATTTGGGTTACACAATACCCCTGaacaaaaagagggggggggagacctgggcaactggtgtggggggggggcagacctgGGGCACCTGGTGGGGAGGGGTGAGACCTGGCAccgggtgggggggaagggggagaccTGGGGGCACCtggtggggggagggaggagacctTGGGCacctggtggggggtggggggagacctgggcactaccagtgggggggggaggaggacctgggcacctggtgtgtgtgtgtggggggggagggacctgggcacctgtgtgggggggggagggaggagacctGGGCAcctggtggggggggagggaggagcccTGGGCACCTGGTGGGAGGGGGAGCTCCTGGCAcctggtgggagggggaggacCTGGgcacctggtgggggggggggagggagacctGGGCAccggggtggggaggggggagacctgggcacctggtggggggggaggggggagacctgggcacctggtgggggggggaggggggagacctgggcacctggtgggggggggagacctgggcacctggtgggggggggagacctgggcaccgggtggggggggggagacctgggcacctggtgggggggggagacctgggcacctggtggggggggggagacctgggcaccgggtgggggggggacctgggcaccgggtggggggggggagacctgggccaccgggtggggggggggaggacctgggcaccgggtggggggggagacctgggcacctggtgggggggggggagggagagacctGGGCACCGGGTGGGAGGTGGGGGGAGATTTACATCAGGGGACATAGCGGTCAGATCAGGAGTTAGTGGTGTTTATATGCGATGGGTCTTCCCCAGCTACTTGCTGCTCCAGGTACCAGGTGGTAGTATGAAAGAATTGTTTCAGTTTGTTCCTGATATGAAGGGGAAGAATAGGGATGAATCTTTCCCAGGTGCGGAAGAACTTCTGCCCCCTCTTTTCTTTAAGAAGGGAGGATTCTATCCAGTCCATACGGGAGAGGTATACATGGTGTCACATGGTGTGCGGAGCGTTTATATCAGCAGTGTAAATGGTTTTGCATAGAAGAGCATCTTCTTATCCCGCACTAGTCGTATGGAGGagtcgtctgtgaggagactgaagAGACACCACTGAGGTGTGAGGGTGCACGTGAGCTGGAGATGAGTGGAGAGGAAGGCTTTCATCTGCTTCCAGAATGTCTGGATATGTTGGCGGGAGCACAGGCAGTGAAGGAGGTCGGTGTGAGGGGCACCACCCTTGGGGCAGGTATGGTCCGTGGTGTTGCCTATAAGCGAGCCTCTGTGTGGGGATATGTTGGCAGGAGCACAGGCAGTGAAGGAGGTCGGGGTGAGGGGCACCACCCTTGGGGCAGGTATGGTCCGTGGTGTTGCCTATAAGCGAGCCTCTGTGTGGGGATATGTTGGCAGGAGCACAGGCAGTGAAGGAGGTCGGGGTGAGGGGCACCACCCTTGGGGCAGGTATGGTCCGTGGTGTTGCCTATAAGCGAGCCTCTGTGTGGGGATATATTGGCGGGGAGCACAGGCAGTGAAGGAGGTCGGGGTGAGGGGCACCACCCTTGGGGCAGGTACTATCCGTGTGTTGCCTATAAGCGAGCCTCTGTGTGGGGATATGTTGGCAGGGGCACAGGCAGTGAAGGAGGTCGGGGTGAGGGACACCACCCTTGGGGCAGGTATGGTCCGTGGTGTTGCCTGTAAGCGAGCCTCTGTGTGGGGATATGTTGGCAGGAGCACAGGCAGTGAAGGAGGTCGGGGTGAGGGGCACCACCCTTGGGGCAGGTATGGTCCGTGGTGTTGCCTGTAAGCGAGCCTCTGTGTGGGGATATGTTGGCAGGGGCACAGGCAGTGAAGGAGGTCGGGGTGAGGGGCACCACCCTTGGGGCAGGTATGGTCCGTGGTGTTGCCTATAAGCGAGCCTCTGTGTGGGGATATGTTGGCAGGGGCACAGGCAGTGAAGGAGGTCGGTGTGAGGGGCACCACCCTTGGGGCAGGTATGGTCCGTGGTGTTGCCTATAAGCGAGCCTCTGTGTGGGGATATATGTTGGCAGGAGCACAGCAGTGAAGGAGGTCGGGGTGAGGGGCACCACCCTTGGGGCAGGTATGGTCCGTGGTGTTGCCTATAAGCGAGCCTCTGTGTGGGGATATGTTGGCGGGAGCACAGGCAGTGAAGGAGGTCGGTGTGAGGGGCACCACCCTTGGGGCAGGTATGGTCCGTGGTGTTGCCTGTAAGCGAGCCTCTGTGTGGGGATGTGTTGGCGGGAGCACAGGCAGTGAAGGAGGTCGGGGTGAGGGGCACCACCCTTGGGGCAGGGTATGGTCCGTGGTGTTGCCTGTAGCGAGCCTCTGTGTGGGGATATGTGGCAGGGGCACAGGCAGTGAAGGAGGTCGAGGTGAGGGGCACCACCCTTGGGGCAGGTATGGTCCGTGGTGTTGCCTATAAGCGAGCCTCTGTGTGGGGATATGTTGGCGGGAGCACAGGCAGTGAAGGAGGTCGGGGTGAGGGGCACCACCCTTGGGGCAGGTATGGTCCGTGGTGTTGCCTGTAAGCGAGCCTCTGTGTGGGGATATGTTGGCGGGAGCACAGGCAGTGAAGGAGGTCGGGGTGAGGGGCACCACCCTTGGGGCAGGTATGGTCCGTGGTGTTGCCTGTAAGCGAGCCTCTGTGTGGGGATATGTTGGCGGGAGCACAGGCAGTGAAGGAGGTCGGGGTGAGGGGCACCACCCTTGGGGCAGGTACTATCCGTGGTGTTGCCTATAAGCGAGCCTCTGTGTGGGGATATGTTGGCAGGGGCACAGGCAGTGAAGGAGGTCAGGGTTAGGGGCACCACCCTTGGGGCAGGTATGGTCCGTGGTGTTGCCTATAAGCGAGCCTCTGTGTGGGGATATGTTGGCAGGAGCACAGGCAGTGAAGGAGGTCGGGGTGAGGGGCACCACCCTTGGGGCAGGTATGGTCCGTGGTGTTGCCTATAAGCGAGCCTCTGTGTGGGGATATGTTGGCTCTGACCTATTTTGTATGACCTCTCCCAGTAAAATGCTGAAGGGAGATGTTTGTTTGCCGTTTGGACGGCTTTTATGATGTCATGAACTGTGACGGGTACCACCAAAGTCCAGTATGAAAGAGACTTTGGTAGGAGTATTTCGAGGTCAGCCACCGGTAGGATTTGGTGATCTGCTTATCTTCCAGCTGCGAGGTGGAGTTCAGGTTTAAGAAGGGGTCTGACCAGTCTCTGAGGAATTCTGTAAGGTTTTGTTGATACAGCTGTAGGCTTGGAGGTAGTGGAAGGGATGGGGGCCACCACATCATGTTCCCTGAAGGTGTATGGGCGTTTGCTGGTGTGTTGACTGTGGCAGACGATTTAATCCCCCACTCTGCCATCTATGGAACATTGGGGGGGGCTGGCTTTGGTGGAAGTTGTGGGTTGTTTGTCAGTGTTAGTAACAGCGAGTgctgggggttaggggagagAATATGTCGGCTTTTGGTCCAGGTTCTCCACGCTGTATGGAGGAGCGAGGAGTGAAGGAGATTAGGAGGATTGTGTTATCCAGTCTCCTATTATTCCTAATTGTGCTGCTAGGTTATATAGCAGGATATTGGGGACGTTGATGCCTCCGTGTGACTTGTGTTGGAGTATCAGATGTATCTTCTCTGTCCGCTCATCCTCTGCCTATGCATATTCTCTCTTGTTCTCTTCTAAAGCCTTTTCTCTGTTCCTGCATATTTCCTCCTTCGCCTCTTCTCTGTCCAGGTCAACGCTAATCCTCTCTGACCCCTCCTGTCCCTCATGTCGGTCCACCCTACACCTCATCCTCTCTGACCCCTCCTGTCCCTCATGTCGGTCCACCCTACACCTCATCCTCTCTGACCCCTCCTGTCCCTCATGTCGGTCCACCCTACACCTCATCCTCTCTGACCCCTCCTGTCCCTCATGTCGGTCCACCCTACACCTCATCCTCTCTGACCCCTCCTGTCCCTCATGTCGGTCCACCCTACACCTCATCCTCTCTGACCCCTCCTGTCCCTCATGTCGGTCCACCCTACACCTCATCCTCTCTGACCCCTCCTGTCCCTCATGTCGGTCCACCCTACACCTCATCCTCTCTGACCCCTCCTGTCCCTCATGTCGGTCCACCCTACACCTCATCCTCTCTGACCCCTCCTGTCCCTCATGTCGGTCCACCCTACACCCTCATCCTCTCTGACCCCTCCTGTCCCTCATGTCGGTCCACCCTACACCTCATCCTCTCTGACCCCTCCTGTCCTAATGTCGGTCCACCCTACACCTCATCCTCTCTGACCCCTCCTGTCCCTCATGTCGGTCCACCCTACACCTCATCCTCTCTGACCCCTCCTGTCCCTCATGTCGGTCCACCCTACACCTCATCCTCTCTGACCCCTCCTGTCCCTAATGTCGGTCCaccctaccacctcatcctctctGACCCTCCTGTCCCTCATGTCGGTCCACCCTACACCTCATCCTCTCTGACCCCTCCTGTCCCTCATGTCGGTCCACCCTACACCTCATCCTCTCTGACCCCTCCTGTCCCTCATGTCGGTCCACCCTACCACTCATCCTCTCTGACCCCGCCTGTCCCTCATGTCGGTCCACCCTACACCTCATCCTCTCTGACCCCTCCTGTCCCTCATGTCCGGTCCACACCTACACCTCATCCTCTCTGACCCCTCCTGTCCCTCATGTCGGTCCACCCTACACCTCATCCTCTCTGACCCCTCCTGTCCCTCATGTCGGTCCACCCTACACCTCATCCTCTCTGACCCCTCCTGTCCCTCATGTCGGTCCACCCTACACCTCATCCTCTTCTGACCCCTCCTGTCCCTCATGTCGGTCCACCCTACACCTCATCCTCTCTGACCCCTCCTGTCCCTCATGTCGGTCCACCCTACACCTCATCCTCTCTGTTCCTGCATCTTCCCTCATTTTCCTCTTCAGAAGCCTCTTCTCGGTCCACCTGGCCATCCTATCTGTCCCTGCATATTCTCTCCTGTTATccttggatgtctcttctctctccatctcatgtttatcctcggatgtctcttctctgtccttctcccgtttatcctcggatgtcttCTTCTCTGTCCTTCTCCCGTTTATCcccggatgtctcttctctgtccacctccaCTTTTTcacggatgtctcttctctgtccatctCCCGTTTATCCTTGGATGTCTCTTCTTCTATCCATCTcccgtttatcctcggatgtctcttctctgtccacctcccatttatcctcggatgtctctttTCTGTCCAACTCCCGTTTATCCTTGGATGTCTCTTTTCTGTCCAACTCCCGTTTATccttggatgtctcttctctgtccacctcactTTATCcacggatgtctcttctctgtccacctcactTTATCcacggatgtctcttctctgtccacctcccatttatccttggatgtctcttctctgtccatctcccgtttatccttggatgtctcttctctgtccacctcccatttatccttggatgtctcttctctgtccaggCTCCCGTTTATCCTTGGATGTGTCCTTCTCTGTCCATCTCCCCTTTATCCTTGGAtgtctctcttctctgtccacctcccgTTTATCCTCGGAAGTCTCTTCTCTGCCATCTCATGTTTATccctcggatgtctcttctctgtccatttcacctttatcctcggatgtctcttctctctccacctcccctttatcctcggatgtctcttctttctccacctcccgtttatcctcggatgtctcttctctgtccacctcccgtttatcctcggatgtctcttctctgtccatctCCCGTTTATCCTTGgagtctcttctctgtccatctcccgtttatcctcggatgtTCTTTCTCTCTCCACCTCCCGTTTATCCTTGGATGTCACTTCTTTGTCCATCTcccgtttatcctcggatgtctcttctctgtccatttcacctttatcctcggatgtctcttctctctcccacctcccgtttatcctcggatgtctcttctctgtccatttcacctttatcctcggatgtctcttctctgtccacctcccgtttatcctcggatgtctcttctctgtccacctcccatttatccttggatgtctcttctctgtccacctcccgtttatcctcggatgtctcttctctgtccacctcccgtttatccttggatgtctcttctctgtccttcTCCCGTTTATCCTCagatgtctcttctctctccaccttccgtttatccttggatgtctcttctctctccacctcccgtttatccttggatgtctcttctctctccacctcccgtttatccttggatgtctcttctctctccacctcccgtttatcctcggatgtctcttctctgtccatttcacctttatcctcggatgtctcttctctgtccacctcccatttatccttggatgtctcttctctgtccacctcccgtttatcctcggatgtctcttctttctccacctcccgtttatcctcggatgtctcttctttctccacctcccgtttatcctcggatgtctctttTCTGTCCACTCCCATTTATCCTTGGATGTCACTTCTTTGTCCATCTcccgtttatcctcggatgtctcttctttctccacctcccgtttatcctcggatgtctcttctctgtccacctccaTTTATCTTGGATGTCTCTTCTTTGTCCATCTcccgtttatcctcggatgtctctctctgtccttctcccgtttatccttggatgtctcttctctgtccttctcccgtttatcctcggatgtctcttctctgtccttctcccgtttatcctcggatgtctcttctttctccacctcccgtttatcctcggatgtctcttctctctccacctcccgtttatcctcggatgtctcttctctgtccttcTCCCGTTTATccttggatgtctcttctctgtccacctcccgtttatccttggatgtctcttctctgtccacctcccgtttatccccggatgtctcttctctgtccacctcccgtttatcctcggatgtctcttctctgtccatttcacctttatcctcggatgtctcttctctgtccatttcacctttatcctcggatgtctcttctctgtccatttcacctttatcctcggatgtctcttctctgtccacctcacttttatccttggatgtctcttctctgtccacctcacttttatccttggatgtctcttctctgtccacctcacctttatcctcggatgtctcttctctgtccacctcaccattatcctcggatgtctcttctctgtccacctcccctttatcctcggatgtctcttctctgtccatttcacctttatcctcggatgtctcttctctgtccatttcacctttatcctcggatgtctcttctctgtccatttcacctttatcctcggatgtctcttctctgtccacctcacttttatccttggatgtctcttctctgtccacctcacttttatccttggatgtctcttctctgtccacctcacctttatcctcggatgtctcttctctgtccacctcaccattatcctcggatgtctcttctctgtccacctcccgtttatcctcggatgtctcttctctctccacctcCCCTTTATCcacggatgtctcttctctgtccacctcaccattatcctcggatgtctcttctctgtccacctcccgtttatcctcggatgtctcttctctgtccacctcccgtttatcctcggatgtctcttctctgtccacctcccgtttatcctcggatgtctcttctctgtccatttcacctttatcctcggatgtctcttctctctccacctcccctttatcctcggatgtctcttctctctccacctcccctttatcctcggatgtctcttctctgtccacctcccctttatcctcggatg encodes:
- the LOC138775849 gene encoding RNA-binding protein 25-like, with amino-acid sequence MDREETSEDKREMDKEVTSKDKREVERERTSEDKREMDREETPRINGRWTEKRHPRINGRWTEKRHPRINGSEVDREETSKDKRELDRKETSKDKRELDRKETSEDKWEVDREETSEDKREMDRRRDIQG